In the genome of Daucus carota subsp. sativus chromosome 9, DH1 v3.0, whole genome shotgun sequence, the window ACACAATGCAGAAAATGTTCATACTGTATATTGAAAACTTGCAGAAATGAAAGCTCATGGGTTTGTTATATACATCAGCCAAGTAACTAACTTTCAGTTACGCTTAATGATTATATAACCCCTAGCTAGAATAGTAATAGACTAATATATCCTTTAACATTAGGGCTCTACTACGAATGGTATTTTGGGtcatattattcaaaattatagtTTAGAACATTGTATAGCTAATTTATTAATGATGCTCTGATCGAACTTTTTAAACATAGGCATGATCAACGAAAACTTGGGAAAACTCAAGAAGAAAGAAAACCAGTCAAATGGCTCGacatctatttatatttacactgCTCTATTCTCAGATTACATTTTTACAAGAAGGAAGATGAGTGATAACTatgagaaacaaaaaaaaaaaaaaaaaacatcacacAAACCAAGGCAGCTTCAACAAACATTTCCTCCTCGCTGTATGTAAATTTAAGGAGATCTTGTACTACAATAAGTTGATTTAATCACCACTTATCGGTAGATTACACTAGTTTATGCCAGgatctcttcatcttcatcttgaaCATGTGCATCTGTCCCGAGTCTCGTTCAGAGTCTACATACAAAAGAAAAATACGATGTGGTGAGAAAAGAACTGAGCCTGTTTATTTGACTATATGAACTTATATGAGATGCTTTTAGATGTACCTTAACTTCTTTCTGGAGGTCTTTAATGTATTCAACTGCCAAGTCCAACATATCTGCTGTGTTTGCTTGCTGCCAATAACCAAGAATAATGTGAGTTCACTTTTCAAACAAGGAAAAACTTTCGCATCTTACACTCGATATGCTGATAAATAAGATTACCTTGTCCATATCTGGGAAAAGATCCTGCAGTTTTTTCATTCTCTCACTAATACGTGTTCGTCTCATCTGTAAATTATATAGAACACATTAACATCAAGTAAAGTTCTTTAATACAGATCACACTGTTTCTGAAGAACATAGTTAACCCTACGTGGTTAATAAGCTACTCAATTACACTATAAGATATTCATGTTACTTGAAAGGAGAAACAAAAGATTTGTTAAAGTTGCTTACCCTCTCTGCTATGCTTCGGGGATGAGTGGCGAAACCCCTTTTGGCCCGCGTCCTGCAAGGAACACCCGAGTCTTGCTGAAAATGTAAAAGATTCTCAATCTTTTCCATTTCAGAACTGGTGCTTGGCAAGCTGAATTGGTGAAGTAAGCCGGAACTGTAATGTTGCGAAGCCTCACTCTGATACAAACGTATTAAGTTGAGTAACACAATTAAAGTTTAATACTCCATAAGCCAACCTGAAAAAATGTTATCTTAAATACCTGATTGTTCAATCCATTAATGTTAGAAAGCATCTTGACTTTGCCATCTCTATTTCTTTTTAAACCAGTAGAGGCAGAATCACCTGACCAATCTCGATTCTGTCCACTACTCAACTGGCCATTCTGTTGGCAACTTGTAACAATTCTCTCATTATAATTCTCAGTGGTATGCGGCATGAACCTTGATTTAGAAGATGACCCGGATGAAAAGTTCACATGATTACTCAATCGACTGGCTGTCGTATTGACTTCTGTTCTTGTTCGTTTATTAGCATCATAATTTCCACCCAAGTTGCTCATAGCACCAAATTCTgtaatttatattgaatattctTAGCATTCAGTAAACATGACAAGAAGCATGGGATATCAGATACTTAATCACACAAGCTTGTGGCATACAAGAACTTAATAAACACGAACTTTCCGTAAGAAACTACAAAGCCGATGATCAAGTACTTAAGCCAGGCATGCTCTTAAAATTCTTAACATTtcttattttgttattattgcAAAAAATGAGCACACGCAATCTGCCAATGATAGCTAATAATCCTTCAACAGAGTCTTTTTCAGAGAACTCACCTCATTGTCACTGTCAGGGAGAGAGCACTAATACTAAATATTGACCGTCgcgttttattttataaaactcAAATAAACTTTATAGGTgaagtgataaaattttaaaccggAAATGCGATTAAAGGATCAAGACTGTATTAAATAACCAACCACTCTTCATACACTGAAAGGACATTAATCAGGACAAAATCGATCCTATTTTGAGATCCACAATAGTGGAAAAGTCAgcatttttccttttctttttggtGAAGTCAACTTTTTTCACTAccaaaaatattctaaaaatcaatAATTCATTCAACATTCCTATCACTAAACTACTTAAATAACCTTTATATCTCAAATTCCTACTACCATCCGTTTTCTCACCATCATATCCAATAAACAAAACACTaaagaattataaaattaaatagcaCAAACAACATAATTATaacaaaacatataaacatCTTTTTTCCTTACCAATTTCAGCAACCAAATTTGACAAATACCCAGCTGGGGAACTACTCTGCTTAATCAAACCCGAGTTTTTCTTCACTTGATTCAACTCCTCCAATCCGCTAAATGCCTTATCCCCACTACTAACACCACTATCCTGACCCGAAATCACATACCCCATATCTGgaacattaaaaaaatcagaCCCATCTAAATCCACCACTTCTTGTTTCAAATCACCCCCATAtttcaaatcatcaattttaactTCATCAAGTAAAATATCGAAAATTGAACTCGGGGCAGACCTGTACCGGGACAAGCTAGACCCCTGATAACTACTCGTATTCTCGGGTTTGTGATTGAAATTGGAGGAAAAGAACAGATTGTTGAGCTCCTTTGGGATTGAATCTGACCCAGTAAGTGTATACATGGTGTATGATCTatatagacacaaataattgcATGTATAGATAGAGAGAATTCAGAGAGAGTTTGGATAAGGAGGTTTTTGGTTTGCGGGAATCTGAAAATGGAAAGCACGGTGGAGTGTGGTTTTATAGTACTTTCTGTTTCTTAAATTACAAGTGAAAATAGCTGTGTTTGACTTTTTTGTCTATTTTATAGTTGCTAATATTCCAATATTAAATACAACTTATTATCATGATTTAGTCTATGAGAGTATTTTTTTGTGATCTCAAAATTTTCttcgttctttttttttttttgtctaatTTTGAGTGAGCAGGAAATAATGTTCTAAAAAATTTTAGTTTACTAAAAGATATGTAATCATTCTAACTaatgtttataaatatttatcgatttattaattatgttttgttttatttaaaatctctaatttattaataacttttttataaaattctaataaatCTTGTATCAGTAGTTTAAAACTTTCTATTCttcattattaaatatataaccgTAATAAGCAAAAGCTGTTCATCCTTGGCACATGACTTCATTTTTTCTATTAAGAATGTTTTTATTTTCCTTTATTCGAAGGAGattgatgataatttttttaagggTGTATGAATATAGATTATTTGTAAATGTGTTAAAATAACAGGGTCTTGGTTGTAAATCAGAAAACAAGATTAATTCAGGGTGCTGTTGATTAGATAGTATCAATggaattaaaaattcaatataatataaaatcataataaaatttgatatgttaatttattatacaacatcttatataataaaatattatagtaaTTAATTGAGTTATAAAAATTGGATTGAGAAAATCAAATGTAGGAAATTAATCGACGGATCACGGAAGCAATAATTATTAGAACCGGGATGGCACTATTGTAATTTAGTTGGAGTAAAAATTTTGCATGTGAATAAGAATGTGAACATATAAGGTCAAATACAAGTCTAAAGTCGAAGGTGTCCCCGTCAATCAATGCAGAAACAATGTATAACGTGTTTTACTGTTTCTGTCTCGTTTATTGCGGCCAgctttatttatatgtatttactTTTTAACTTATAGCCTTATAGGGCCCTtttgtatactccctccgtcccaccaggatgtttacgttcactgtttgcacgcattttgaggctcttataaagtatagtttaataatgtttttttaaatttttctttttttgaataaaagtttaaacatcaaactttttttcaggatttttaaaaaaaataaatacatggtataagtatactttataggagccttaaaatgcgtgccaaaaagtaacgtaaagaatctggtgggacggagggaatatttgataattttccaaataattttattttcaggtaaaaacaacataaatgacttttgatattaaaatatacagtgttttacaaattatatttaagatGTACATAAAAAGTACTGTATAATAGTGagtactaaaaatatttatttacctGAATTTTTAGAAGAGTGTCCGAAGGAAGACCAGAAGGGCAAGGGGAGAATAATTTCAACCAGAAACCTCTTAGAACATAACCAGTCGAACGTAGATTTCCTTAGTTCTGTTAACGAAAAAGTAGAAGTGGAGAACAAACACGTGTGCCTGGTAAAAATGGCCTGATCTCccaaataaatcattttcactAATTTTGTCTAGTCATATACGAAGATTCGAAGAAACACTTTTGTGTGTGAATAGAGTATGTTAATGCACAGTAATGTCGCACAATCTAAGATAGTCGTATACTTATATTATTGTATTGTGTTGTAGTCTATTATATGTCTAAGAGCAAGATATATAAATCATGTGATATTCGAAAAATTTATGCTAAATAAATAAATCGTATActctttattagtattatttaaCTGCTAAACTCTCGACTAGAATTGTCATAGCTGTTAGTATCGAGTAAGGGTGCGTACATGTCCTTAAAACGGAAATGGTTGTAAAAtcgatttgaatttgaaaaaaaaattatgaaaacttCTGGAagaatgaatttttgtgaataaatCTGCATTATTATCGACACTAGAGACACCACATAAACGAATTGTCCTTTTTGCAAGCTGTTGACGAGTGAAATAacaattaattttatgtttaatGCGCTCGTGAATACATTATTGTGAGCAAAAGGTCAATAGCATTTTTAATGTCGCGGTAAATATAAGTGGTTGGAGAATGAGTTACACTCATATCTTCAAGTAATCATCGTAGCCAAATTAGTTCTTGTGTGGTGTCTGCAAGAGCCCAATATTCTGACTCAGCACTAGATCGAGAAGCAAGAAATTGTTTTTATACTACGCCAGGAGAAGAGAGAATCTAAAAAAATAGAACAAGAGTTACTGTGAGATATATCAAACTCTTAAACTGTTGACTATACAATTTAGGATTGAAAAGTAATACACCATCTTCTGTGTAAAGTTTAACCTCGTAATCCAAAGAGGTAAGGGCATACTTCACTTGTGGAAGAGTGTAGCCAGTAGGGACAGATGAAATCTCAAGACCC includes:
- the LOC108200569 gene encoding transcription factor bHLH129; amino-acid sequence: MYTLTGSDSIPKELNNLFFSSNFNHKPENTSSYQGSSLSRYRSAPSSIFDILLDEVKIDDLKYGGDLKQEVVDLDGSDFFNVPDMGYVISGQDSGVSSGDKAFSGLEELNQVKKNSGLIKQSSSPAGYLSNLVAEIEFGAMSNLGGNYDANKRTRTEVNTTASRLSNHVNFSSGSSSKSRFMPHTTENYNERIVTSCQQNGQLSSGQNRDWSGDSASTGLKRNRDGKVKMLSNINGLNNQSEASQHYSSGLLHQFSLPSTSSEMEKIENLLHFQQDSGVPCRTRAKRGFATHPRSIAERMRRTRISERMKKLQDLFPDMDKQANTADMLDLAVEYIKDLQKEVKTLNETRDRCTCSR